The following are encoded together in the Lactuca sativa cultivar Salinas chromosome 1, Lsat_Salinas_v11, whole genome shotgun sequence genome:
- the LOC111894736 gene encoding probable rhamnogalacturonate lyase B, translating to MAMMGVKLHFRKHHVIMDNGIVQLTLTNPGGYVTGIKYNNIDNLLEAHNDESDRGYWDLVWSPPRSPGTTGTFERIIGTSCEVIVDTDDQVELSFSRTWDSSQEGKHVPLKIDKRFVLLRGSSGFYSYGIYEHLEGWPGFNLPETRIVFKLRKDKFHYMAMSDDRHRYMPLPDDRSPNRSKSLAYPEAVLLVDPLEPEFKGEVDDKYQYSCETSDLKVHGWISIDPSVGFWQISPSNEFRTGGPTKQELTSHVGPINLAMFVSAHYGGNDLVIKFDEGEAWKKVFGPVFMYLNSISTSEDPITLWEDAKKQMLDEVGKWPYRFPASKDFHQAEERGMISGKLMVYDRFISNEQKPAVDAYIGLAPPGDPGSWQFENKGYQFWRKTNEEGHFLIENILAGTYNIYAWVHGFIGDYINDTTITITSGCDIDVGHLVFEPPRHGPTLWEIGVPDRSAAEFYIPDPDIIYTNQFLVNRLNRFRQYGLWERYSVLYPDHDLVFTIGESDYNRDWFFAHVTRKKEENTFEKTTWTIKFTLNEVNTNGIYKLRLALASANVSDLQVRLNDPNKDLPLFSTGIIGGDNAIARHGIHGLYWLFNIDIPGTNLNTTIENAIYLTQENAGNPFYGVMYDYIRLEGPPSS from the exons ATGGCGATGATGGGAGTGAAGTTGCATTTCCGAAAGCACCAT GTGATTATGGATAACGGCATTGTTCAACTCACACTAACGAATCCTGGTGGATATGTTACTGGGATAAAGTACAACAACATCGACAATTTGCTTGAAGCCCACAACGATGAATCTGATAGAGG TTATTGGGATCTCGTTTGGAGTCCACCTAGAAGTCCCGGAACGACAGGCACTTTTGAAAG AATCATTGGAACAAGTTGTGAGGTTATAGTCGATACAGACGATCAAGTAGAGctctccttttcaaggacatggGATTCCTCCCAAGAGGGCAAGCACGTCCCGTTGAAGATAGACAaaag GTTTGTGTTGCTTCGTGGTTCTTCGGGTTTCTACTCGTATGGAATTTACGAACATTTAGAGGGATGGCCTGGTTTCAATCTTCCGGAAACCAGGATAGTGTTCAAGCTCAGGAAAGACAA GTTTCACTACATGGCGATGTCTGATGACAGACATCGATATATGCCTTTGCCTGATGACCGGTCACCGAATAGAAGTAAATCATTGGCTTATCCAGAGGCAGTTCTTCTTGTCGATCCCTTAGAGCCCGAGTTCAAAGGAGAG GTAGATGATAAATATCAGTATTCATGTGAAACCAGTGATCTAAAGGTTCATGGATGGATATCCATAGATCCATCTGTAGGGTTTTGGCAAATTTCGCCAAGTAATGAGTTCCGTACCGGCGGGCCTACCAAGCAGGAGCTTACTTCGCACGTTGGCCCGATAAATTTAGCG ATGTTTGTTAGCGCTCATTATGGTGGAAATGATTTAGTAATCAAATTTGACGAAGGGGAAGCATGGAAGAAAGTTTTTGGTCCGGTTTTTATGTATCTTAACTCTATCTCTACGAGTGAGGACCCTATTACACTCTGGGAAGATGCCAAGAAGCAG ATGTTGGATGAAGTAGGAAAGTGGCCTTACCGTTTTCCAGCTTCGAAAGATTTCCATCAAGCTGAGGAACGAGGCATGATAAGTGGCAAATTAATGGTATATGACAG ATTCATTAGCAATGAACAAAAGCCCGCAGTTGATGCTTACATCGGGCTAGCTCCTCCAGGAGACCCTGGATCATGGCAATTCGAAAACAAG ggATATCAGTTTTGGAGGAAAACAAACGAGGAAGGTCATTTTTTGATTGAAAACATTTTGGCTGGCACATATAATATATATGCGTGGGTCCACGGATTCATTGGTGACTATATAAACGATACCACCATCACCATTACATCAG GTTGTGACATTGATGTTGGCCATCTTGTTTTTGAGCCGCCGAGACACGGTCCAACTTTATGGGAGATTGGTGTACCTGACCGTTCTGCAGCTGAATTTTACATTCCTGATCCTGACATTATATATACCAACCAGTTTCTCGTCAACCGTCTCAACAG aTTTAGACAATACGGATTATGGGAAAGATACTCAGTTCTATACCCGGATCACGATTTGGTTTTCACGATCGGTGAAAGCGATTACAACAGAGACTGGTTTTTTGCACATGTAACCAG GAAAAAAGAGGAAAATACATTTGAAAAAACGACATGGACGATCAAATTCACGCTTAACGAAGTGAACACGAATGGAATTTACAAACTAAGATTGGCTCTAGCATCTGCAAACGTTTCTGATTTGCAG GTTCGTCTTAACGATCCAAACAAGGATTTGCCATTGTTTTCTACTGGAATAATTGGAGGAGACAATGCAATTGCAAGGCATGGAATACATGGGTTGTATTGGTTGTTCAACATAGACATACCAGGAACAAACTTGAACACTACCATAGAGAATGCGATTTATTTGACACAAGAAAATGCAGGAAACCCGTTTTATGGAGTTATGTATGATTACATTCGTTTAGAAGGACCACCTAGCTCCTAA